DNA from Synergistaceae bacterium:
CTGCTTCTTGTGCCGAGCTTTACGGATTGGATTCCCTTATTAATTCCGTACAGGATTTCGGCGGCAATTATACTAGATTTATCTGCATTTCAAAGAAAATGGAGATTTATCCTGGTTCAGACAAAACCAGTGTAATGGTAACGCTTCCACACAGACCGGGCTCCCTTTATCATGCCCTTTCAAGCTTGTCTGCTTTAGGAGTTAACCATACTAAGCTTGAGAGTAGACCTTTGCCGGATAGCGATTTTGAATTTATGTTTTACTTTGACTTTTCAATTTCAGTTTACTCGGAGAATTTTAAGCAGATGTTAATAAGAATTGAAGAGAGCAGCAAAACATTGAAATATCTGGGAAGTTACTCAGAGGTCGTGTAATTTGAAGAAATTTGGGTTGTTGGGAGAGAAACTTGGACATAGTTTTTCTCCCCTTATTCATAGTATGCTCGGAGATTATGCATATGACTTATGTGAAATCTCTCCGGAGAATTTGTCCGATTTTTTGGCTCATAATGACTATGATGGTTTTAACGTAACAATCCCATATAAAAAAATGGTTCTGTCTCACTGTGATGAACTGTCGGAAAAAGCAAAACAGGTTGGGAGCGTAAATACTCTCATAAAAAAACAGAATGGGTCTTATTATGGAGACAACACGGATCATGACGGATTTTCTTTAATGATTTCTTCTATAAAGGATAATGTCGCTGGGAAAAAGGCAGTAATACTTGGTTCCGGTGGGGTTTCATCTACGGTTAAATCTGTTCTTAAAGATTTAGGAGCAAAGGAAATTATAACTGTATCGAGAACAGGGACGGAAAATTATAATAATCTTTATTTACACAGTGATGCTCAAATTATAGTAAACACAACTCCGGTTGGGATGTATCCGAACAATGGAGATTCACCGATAAACCTTGAGCTCTTTCCCTATCGTGTTTTTGTGGCCGATCTCATATATAATCCAGCAAGAACAGCACTCATTTTACAAGCTGAAAAACTTGACATAGCGTACGCAAGCGGATTATTAATGCTGGTGGAGCAAGCCAGGGCATCTTCAGAACTATTCACCGAAAAGAAAATCCCATTAGAGAGGAGCATTGAAATAGCAGATATGATTGCAAAAGAAACCCAAAACATAGTTTTAATAGGAATGCCTGGAAGTGGAAAGAGCTCTGTTGGCAAGTTGTTAAGTGAGCTAACGGGTAGACCGTTTGTAGATATTGATGGAGAGATAGTGAAAAAATTAGGTAGAGTAATCCCCAAGA
Protein-coding regions in this window:
- a CDS encoding bifunctional chorismate mutase/prephenate dehydratase translates to ASCAELYGLDSLINSVQDFGGNYTRFICISKKMEIYPGSDKTSVMVTLPHRPGSLYHALSSLSALGVNHTKLESRPLPDSDFEFMFYFDFSISVYSENFKQMLIRIEESSKTLKYLGSYSEVV